A region from the Gossypium hirsutum isolate 1008001.06 chromosome A08, Gossypium_hirsutum_v2.1, whole genome shotgun sequence genome encodes:
- the LOC107936309 gene encoding DNA ligase 1 isoform X2 encodes MMQDAYEPVVHGEEKIKKEELHFKVKSKSMEPDHDKEERIKVELELKTKSVEKVKPKHMEEDEKHKEKDEEKSKETMEDEKKKKEEVEGKNKDEECKNDVAEKLEVSEVGETTNKEEKKKNKDPEVVEEGDNVETEEKKNKKKDKKKDEVEKFEKKKKKKDKEKEKEHEVEEDEGTGKKKKDKEKKKEKKTDNEDEQKKDKKKKDKEKKEEEKSDKEDDVEDAKEKEKKKKKKDNKDKEKKKDQKCDKEDEEENVEEEEKKKKKDKKDKEKKKEKKSDEEDDVEDAKEAKEKKKKDNKDKEKKKDKKCDKEDDVEDAKEEKKKDKKDKEKKKDKKSDEEDGVEDDKEEKKKKKKEKKDKEKKKEQKSNKEDDVKDDEEKKKDKKDKEKKKEKKHEDEEEREEVSEELEEMNNKNKNRERKSKWKEEEEEEKGKKKETDENEEKKHGDRATNVKPETAIGSRDLQLEDIEKESDGGEKEENKQKGKSKEGKEKNKKCEKKTKEGKAKSKDLSKLKQKLEKINTKIDALLEKKADILMEIKEAEEKNSEAADK; translated from the coding sequence TTGAAGACTAAATCGGTCGAGAAGGTGAAACCGAAGCATATGGAGGAGGATGAGAAACATAAAGAGAAGGATGAGGAGAAATCGAAAGAGACGATGGAAGacgaaaagaagaagaaggaagaggTTGAGGGGAAGAATAAGGACGAAGAGTGTAAAAATGATGTAGCGGAAAAGCTCGAGGTTAGTGAAGTTGGTGAGACAACGaataaagaagagaaaaagaaaaacaaggatCCAGAGGTGGTAGAAGAAGGTGACAATGTTGAGACGGaagagaagaaaaacaaaaagaaggatAAGAAAAAAGATGAGgtagaaaaatttgaaaagaagaagaaaaagaaagacaaggaaaaggaaaaggagcacgaggttgaagaagatgaagggacgggaaagaagaaaaaggataaagagaaaaagaaggaaaagaagacAGATAACGAGGATGAACAAAAGAAGGACAAGAAGAAGAAGGATAAGGagaaaaaggaagaagagaagTCAGATAAAGAGGATGATGTAGAAGATGCcaaagagaaggagaagaagaagaagaagaaagataataaggataaggagaaaaagaaagaccAGAAGTGTGATAAAGAGGATGAGGAAGAAAATGTCGaagaggaggagaagaagaagaagaaagataagaaggataaggagaaaaagaaagaaaagaagtcgGACGAAGAGGATGATGTAGAAGATGCCAAAGAggcaaaggagaagaagaagaaagataacaaggataaggagaaaaagaaagataagAAGTGCGATAAAGAGGATGATGTAGAAGATGCCAAAGAGGAGAAGAAGAAAGATAAGAAGGATaaggagaagaagaaagataAGAAGTCGGATGAAGAGGATGGAGTAGAAGATGACAAagaggagaaaaagaagaaaaagaaagagaagaaggataaggagaaaaagaaagaacagaagTCCAATAAAGAGGATGATGTAAAAGATGAcgaagagaagaagaaagataagaaggataaggagaaaaagaaagagaagaaacacGAGGATGAAGAGGAAAGGGAAGAAGTAAGTGAAGAGTTAGAAGAGATGAACAATAAGAATAAAAACAGAGAGAGGAAGTcgaaatggaaggaagaagaagaagaagagaagggcAAGAAGAAAGAAACCGATGAGAATGAGGAGAAGAAACATGGAGACAGGGCAACCAATGTGAAACCCGAGACCGCTATAGGCTCTAGGGATCTTCAACTAGAAGATATCGAGAAAGAATCAGATGGTGgagagaaggaagaaaacaagCAGAAGGGTAAATCAaaagaaggaaaagagaaaaacaagaaatgtgagaagaaaacaaaagaagggAAGGCCAAAAGCAAAGATCTAAGCAAACTGAAACAGAAGTTAGagaaaatcaataccaaaattGATGCTCTGCTTGAGAAAAAAGCAGATATTTTGATGGAGATTAAAGAAGCTGAGGAGAAGAATAGTGAAGCTGCTGACAAATGA
- the LOC107936310 gene encoding uncharacterized protein, producing the protein MSHSYQDVEPEFQYHKGETHDIIEFQVKDFRKDQLRVHFSSKGVLTVSGERPQEGGKKIRFRKDINPPKDCEPNEIHVKLRSGVLFITIPKKDAPQPPQQDSLKQVQQDNGKLKQGGSSSEEAKGAMATPNENAAMPKTESKSFISGLKMEKKTAIKVVANVAVVSLVFVVLFYVYKIYAPVIMHV; encoded by the exons ATGTCCCATTCCTACCAAGATGTTGAGCCTGAGTTCCAATACCACAAAGGAGAAACTCATGACATCATTGAGTTTCAAGTGAAAG ATTTTAGAAAGGACCAGCTCAGAGTTCATTTTAGCAGTAAAGGGGTCTTAACGGTTTCCGGTGAACGCCCTCAAGAGGGAGGTAAAAAGATTCGATTCCGCAAAGATATTAACCCTCCTAAAGATTGTGAACCGAATGAGATCCACGTGAAATTACGTTCCGGTGTTCTTTTTATCACGATACCAAAGAAAGACGCCCCGCAACCTCCTCAACAGGATTCACTTAAGCAAGTGCAACAAGACAATGGAAAACTCAAACAAGGGGGAAGTTCAAGTGAAGAGGCTAAAGGAGCAATGGCTACACCAAATGAAAATGCTGCAATGCCTAAGACTGAATCCAAATCTTTTATTTCGGGGCTTAAAATGGAGAAAAAGACAGCAATAAAGGTTGTCGCCAATGTTGCAGTTGTGTCATTGGTGTTTGTTGTGTTGTTTTAT